The Streptomyces sp. NBC_00659 genomic interval CCCGACCGGCAACCAGCGCGACGAGGTCACCGTCATCCGCCGTCGCAGCCAGCAAGTGGAGTACTGACATGCCCCGTGGCGAAGCCACCATCGGACGCGTCATGGCCCAGATCGCCATGGTGATGAACCTCGACAAGTGCATCGGCTGCCACACCTGCTCGGTCACCTGCAAGCAGACGTGGACCAACCGCACCGGTGTCGAGTACGCGTGGTTCAACAACGTCGAGACCAAGCCCGGCGTCGGCTACCCCCGCCGCTACGAGGACCAGGAGCACTGGAAGGGCGGCTGGATGCTCGACAAGCGCGGACGGCTCGTCCTGCGCTCCGGAGGCCGTCTGAAGCGACTGCTGTCGCTGTTCTCCAACCCCGACCTGCCGTCCATCGAGGACTACTACGAGCCGGTCACCTACGACTACGACAACCTGGTCAGCGCCCCGGCGGGCCCGGACATGCCGGTGGCCCGCCCCCGTTCGGTCCTCACCGGCAAGCCCACCGCCATCACCTGGGGCGCCAACTGGGAGGACGGCCTCGGCGGAGCGGGCGAGAACGCCGGCGCCGACCCCAACCTCAGCAGCGAATGGGCCGAGAAGGTCAAGTTCGAGTTCGAGCAGACCTTCCTCTTCCATCTCCCGCGCCTGTGCGAGCACTGCCTCAACCCGGCCTGTGTGTCGGCCTGTCCGTCCGGCGCGATGTACAAGCGGGTCGAGGACGGCATCGTCCTGGTCGACCAGGACAAGTGCCGCGGCTGGCGGATGTGCGTGACGGCGTGCCCGTACAAGAAGGTGTACGTCAACCACGCCACCGGCAAGGCCGAGAAGTGCACCTTCTGCTTCCCGCGGATCGAGGCCGGCCAGCCCACCGTCTGCTCCGAGACCTGTGTCGGACGCCTGCGCTACCTCGGACTGCTCCTCTACGACGCCGACCGGGTCGGCGAGGCCGCGGCCACCCCTGACGAGAAGGACCTGCTGGACGCCCAGCGCGGCGTCTTCCTCGACCCGCGCGACCCCGAAGTCATCGCGGCCGCACGGGAGTCCGGCATCCCCGAGGACTGGCTGGACGCGGCCCGCCGCTCCCCGGTGTACGACCTGGTCATGCGGTACAAGGTGGCACTGCCGCTGCACCCGGAGTACCGCACCCTGCCGATGGTCTGGTACGTGCCCCCGCTGTCGCCCGTGCTGGACGCCGTGGACGCGGCGGGCGGGAACCAGGACGACCCCGACCATGTCTTCGCCGCCGTCACCCGGCTGCGCATCCCGCTGGAGTACCTGGCGGAGCTGTTCACGGCCGGGGACGCGGACGTGGTCGGCGGAGTGCTGATGAAGCTCACCGCACTGCGTTCCTTCATGCGCGAGCG includes:
- the narH gene encoding nitrate reductase subunit beta encodes the protein MPRGEATIGRVMAQIAMVMNLDKCIGCHTCSVTCKQTWTNRTGVEYAWFNNVETKPGVGYPRRYEDQEHWKGGWMLDKRGRLVLRSGGRLKRLLSLFSNPDLPSIEDYYEPVTYDYDNLVSAPAGPDMPVARPRSVLTGKPTAITWGANWEDGLGGAGENAGADPNLSSEWAEKVKFEFEQTFLFHLPRLCEHCLNPACVSACPSGAMYKRVEDGIVLVDQDKCRGWRMCVTACPYKKVYVNHATGKAEKCTFCFPRIEAGQPTVCSETCVGRLRYLGLLLYDADRVGEAAATPDEKDLLDAQRGVFLDPRDPEVIAAARESGIPEDWLDAARRSPVYDLVMRYKVALPLHPEYRTLPMVWYVPPLSPVLDAVDAAGGNQDDPDHVFAAVTRLRIPLEYLAELFTAGDADVVGGVLMKLTALRSFMRERTLGEEGDEAVLKAVGLTVRDAEDMHRLLAIAKYADRYVVPAAHKEDAAALTAMENRCPVESSGAPEDTGGGRVMLGIPTLRRKNTGDRP